A single region of the Xiphias gladius isolate SHS-SW01 ecotype Sanya breed wild chromosome 17, ASM1685928v1, whole genome shotgun sequence genome encodes:
- the nufip2 gene encoding nuclear fragile X mental retardation-interacting protein 2 has protein sequence MEEQPKDRAQDRQYHPHGEDRSSIQQTTCLKHDQSHFQRQHQETQTKKTGNKKINISDEEGEKNTHLSDTVGMSHPPNSNGNRHISNTNVKQKSTQKLYTTVPKVSSKGLDHKKNMDLRNDKEKALDLNHHEGQPLDKKDSVLLQNGVVNCGLITNGYSSKDNDGSGSEGGYTTPKKRKARCNNAKNTDNVTRDKEKDMQQGNTTQEPGAFNLETAEKGVTSRLDGFRAAHKVEAQSAARRAVVSEASTSESQRKSSDGKTVGTFGKKTEERHKAKLSSPSKEDSWTLFKPPPVFPVDNSSAKIVPKISYASKVKENLNKVAQGGGEALPPPVRLSQVPMSAMKTITSASFTNGPVSGNGNGCPSVGTFFAPAASSIPPAPSIPSGENVASPLESNCSSTTSPVDGEACELRKCTLLIYPLNMQPVLPSARHLDPPAAQTNQKALGDIFQNQWGLSFINEPNLGPEGGSGQVPAEDKTTGVTPQSECQAVAAKAAQPCFDVSPSFLEPGTLAQDTEKRTCAPCNVSHACSPACVVSEENRLKPCGQEKTKVEAKDAGSAALALSKDNGAKPAQGQLTTLLFGSSKEQAHSKDTGRRCSWGSFDVKAAVTYHTKEMESIFNLQKQDPKRVVAYDETKDGPDQ, from the exons ATGGAGGAACAGCCCAAAGATCGGGCACAAGACAGGCAATATCACCCCCACGGAGAGGACAGAAGCTCTATTCAACAAACAACTTGTCTAAAACATGATCAGAGCCACTTCCAGCGCCAGCATCAGGAAACGCAGACGAAGAAAACAG gcaataaaaaaataaacatcagtgacGAGGAGGGGGAGAAGAATACACATCTGTCTGATACTGTTGGTATGTCGCATCCCCCCAACAGCAATGGTAACAGACACATAAGTAATACAAATGTGAAGCAGAAGTCAACACAAAAGCTGTACACGACTGTTCCAAAAGTGAGCAGCAAAGGATTGGACCATAAGAAGAATATGGACCTTAGAAATGACAAGGAAAAGGCTCTGGATTTGAATCATCATGAGGGCCAACCTTTGGATAAGAAAGACTCTGTGTTGCTTCAAAATGGCGTTGTAAACTGTGGCTTAATTACAAATGGCTATTCTAGCAAGGACAATGATGGAAGTGGTTCCGAAGGTGGATATACTACTCCGAAGAAACGCAAGGCCAGATGTAACAACGCCAAGAACACTGATAATGTGACAAGAGACAAGGAGAAAGACATGCAGCAGGGCAACACTACACAGGAGCCTGGGGCTTTTAATCTTGAGACAGCAGAGAAGGGTGTGACTTCCAGACTCGATGGCTTTAGAGCTGCCCATAAAGTAGAGGCTCAGTCAGCAGCTAGACGGGCTGTTGTGTCGGAGGCTTCAACGAGTGAATCTCAGAGGAAAAGCTCTGATGGCAAAACAGTTGGCACCTTTGGTAAGAAAACTGAGGAAAGGCACAAAGCCAAGCTTTCCTCACCTTCAAAAGAGGACTCCTGGACTTTATTCAAGCCCCCTCCAGTATTTCCTGTGGACAATAGCAGTGCTAAAATTGTTCCTAAGATCAGTTATgcaagtaaagtaaaagagAACCTCAACAAAGTAGCTCAAGGTGGAGGAGAGGCACTGCCTCCTCCTGTTAGACTGTCACAGGTCCCTATGTCTGCTATGAAAACTATCACCTCAGCTAGCTTTACTAATGGTCCTGTTTCTGGAAATGGAAACGGCTGCCCATCAGTGGGTACCTTCTTTGCTCCTGCTGCTAGTAGTATTCCACCAGCCCCATCTATCCCAAGTGGCGAGAATGTAGCATCTCCTTTAGAAAGTAACTGTAGCTCTACAACCAGTCCTGTAGATGGAGAAGCTTGTGAGCTTAGAAAGTGTACTCTTTTAATTTACCCTTTAAATATGCAACCTGTGCTCCCTAGTGCTCGTCACCTTGACCCACCGGCTGCTCAGACAAATCAGAAAGCCTTGGGAGACATCTTCCAGAATCAGTGGGGGCTTTCCTTCATCAATGAACCCAACCTGGGGCCAGAAGGAGGAAGTGGGCAGGTGCCTGCAGAGGACAAGACTACTGGGGTCACACCTCAAAGCGAGTGTCAGGCTGTTGCAGCCAAGGCTGCCCAGCCCTGCTTTGATGTTAGCCCATCATTCTTAGAGCCTGGCACTTTGGCTCAAGACACTGAGAAAAGGACTTGTGCCCCTTGCAATGTTTCTCATGCTTGTTCTCCTGCTTGTGTGGTGAGTGAGGAGAACAGGCTGAAGCCATGTGGCcaggaaaagacaaaagttGAGGCCAAGGATGCAGGTTCTGCTGCATTGGCCCTCAGTAAAGACAACGGTGCTAAGCCTGCACAGGGCCAGCTAACCACTTTGCTGTTTGGCTCATCTAAAGAACAGGCTCACTCTAAAGACACTGGCAGAAGGTGTAGCTGGGGGTCCTTTGATGTTAAAGCTGCTGTCACTTATCACACTAAAG